The genomic segment agtGCCCATGTTAAGGACACTAGGTATGTATTATGGTGGAATGTATGAGCGATGTATGTCAATCTGACGGGTTGTATTCATCAAATCCAATTGATTTTTCGAATAATCCACTAGCAAATGAAATTACAGCTGAAATTGACAGATTATATATCGCAAAGTTTAAAAGTAAAGTGGTTTATACttttcataaattattacaatcaGACAGTTACGCTAAATGTTACGATGATGatagtgataatttgcGGTTTCAGACTAACAAGttgattgataaattactaAAGGAATTTTTTTCGGCCAGTTATGGCTTTCAAACTTGGATAATCCTACAATTGATACGGATGGCCAAGCAGGAAGATCTTATTTTACCATCAGATCCTCCCGGGGATATTGTTAAAGTCTTATCgcatattatattattttatagcATTCCAAATGAAGTACTTGAATTGACAATTGAGGCGATCAGTAACATGGATTCAAAGTATTTAATAGCTATAGTACGAAATATCCGGTTGTATCTCAAGGATAAACGAGATTTATGGATTGattgtaatatttcattttcgAACGTTTACCACCAAATACTTGCAATAATGATGAAACTACCCCTACCAACCCTTAAATCCAAGAGATTTCGTGAGAAATCGGCTAGTATAAATGATATGGATGTTAGTGATAGGAAGaaagtaattatttacagAAAAGTTTACCAGGATTGTTGGGTTCTTATATTCCAGCGATCAGACCGAATTGATTTATCACAAGACATGATTAAAATGATACTCAAACATTTGCCTGAAGCAGTATTGCCCTATTTAACCAACCCATTCGTTATTGCAGATACACTACTTTCAtcattttatatcattGATGATGTTGAATGTAATGTGTTGTCACTAATTTCACTTTTCTATATTGCAACTAGTGGGAATATTTCTGTGGAGGAGAGTAATTTATATGAGGCAAAGGGGTTCTACTCCAGGTTATATGATGTAACAACAAAACTACTGCATGTTGAGTGTATGGCTAATGGGTTTCATGGGAAAATACTACAATTAATAAGGGAATGTGTGTCAAGTGGGATGATTCCCGGAATCTAtgcgataaaatttgtgaagAAATTAGTCCAACTTGCTTGTTTGGCACCTTCCCACCTCGCAATATCGCTCCTCGCTCTTGCGTATTCTCTTTTCCACCGACACATTGACAGTTGCAGACCACTTGTCCATACCCAACCACACATAGCTAAATTGGTACAGCTTCGCTATAATGATACGGAAAAGGGAGAATCGATAGATTCCCCCTTTTCAAATAACTACAGCGTCACCCATGTAATACCAAATGATCTTTGTGAGTGCCTGATAACTGATGGGTTGGATGACTTTAAACCCATACCTTGTCTCTGGGAACTAGATCTTTTGTCTCGACATGTAGATAAGAATGTAGCAACATTGGCCGAGAGTTTTGTGGTGGATAAGTTGCCAAAAAAGCTCTTCAATCCGTTCCTTTTTTGTGACCCCCTGTTCTCGTTGAGAAAGGCACTCATGACTGAGATAAACACCCTTGACATGGGAGTAAAGATCGGTAAAGGTGGTAAGGgtggtaaatttgatagGGGGGTTAAGAGGGTCAACAAAAGGAGGAGTATGTATATCAAGAGGGTTGGTGAAGTTGGTAAAATCAGTAATTTTAGCTGAAGTATAAGGAAGAATAgattatttttttgtaactttaattgcaaaacttaaatttttagtaaatcCACAGTATTTATTGTGTAAACATAAGTGGCGTGTGATAAATTACAGTACAAAAgtgttaattttgaatgtCGGTTATTATACCTCATATTTATGTTAACTTGCTATATAATGCGTGTCCTTTTCATAATCAGTtcatatatacaatgaCATCAGTAAACAGTGGAATTTGCCGATTAGAACagaatataatttgtctAATATATGAGTATGACTGAGAGTTAATTAACCTGCTATcgtaaattaattgtagaATTTAGATTATACGGCTTCCAAGGGGCtggatatattatcaacCCTATCCACACTGTGAGTTGTAGGAAAATTGCAGGATGACTGGCGCATAGGCTTCCTGGGTGTAAACAGCTTGGAAACTGCGGATCTTGCCGTGGGATAATGCCAAAAATCCGACGTCATGTTGAAGGGGTGGCCCAGTAACGTAGCAACATCTTCATCCTCCATCGTTTCATAGAAAGTCCacatatacaaaatacagGATAATGATAAGAAGGATATGATCGCAAATACTAAAATGCCAAACCACCTGTACTTTTCAAGTGCAACAAATACATAGTGTGCTCTGTGTCTCATGTAAAAGCGATAGTTGTAGATTACGTCGAACAGTGATATGATGGAggtaatgaatatgaaCAGATTCTCCAGCGTGATAAGTACGACAGAACTTGTGATGGTTAGGTAGTCCTTGGAAAACAGGCCTATTTGCGCACCAGCGGCTGCGAGAATGGATAGGAAGCCGAACCAAAGAGTTGTGACAGTGAACAATGGGCTTATTTTGCGGTTGAATAGTTCAATCAGGCCAAGAGTGATAAGAAATAAGCCATATAAGAATGAACTCAACGTTATGAGCAATGGCTTCCATAGGTTAGACTTAGGCATTATTATACCATATCATATACGtaatattacaatatttttatgtaaattatacataaataatggCAATTGTCATGGGgtgtaaattattagtatTGTGGAGAATAAAAGGTAATGACTAAAGCTGCTGTGCCGGTGCAATAAGATCAACGTATATTGTGCCCATGAAGCAACTGCTTAAATCATCTATTTTACATCCTTTCGGTTCGtcttgtaaatttttggaCTCGAATAGCTTATATATAGGCCTGTTCAGGGGTATATGCCTGACAGTTAGTTTGTGCCCATGAATATCAATCTTTTCTGGCATGGATTGGTACTGCGATATGGACAATAGTATATCTAAATCTTAGTCAATATACCTTTGCAGGTTATTGTTTTAGGGATATTATCAGATAATTTAATGGATAGGTAAGTATTAGTCATCACCAGTGTAGGGTGGGTATAGTGGTGattgcaattttttgttaagttggtaaaatttgtggaaaTTTATCAGATTCACACGAAAAGAtgaaaattaattcattttataCCATTTCCAATTGatcattattatgtatGTAAAAGATTCCATGACAATTTGGTGATAACAATGCACTGTTGTGGCCTAATTCATAAATTGTATTGCTAAGATGAAggtaaataaatgtgttGATAAAGTTTTAATAACTAATCTACAATATATGAATTAAAATCGAATTACATGAAAAATTACACGTGGCAAAACCATACTTGTAAACATTAACATCTTTAAACAAATCCTCAATTATTTGGCTTGTTACAGCAACGGAACGGGCCACAGCTTGTTGAAAACTTAATGAATTGTCAAATTAGATATCCTTAAGCGCAATTTATCGGTCAACCACAACAATCACTGAGAATGGCTTTTTTCCCGCCACAGTCACAAGGGGAATCGAATAGCAATCCAAACATAGTGTAGCTAAGTGAAGATCCAATGATTATTGCGAAGAAGTAACCCACATTAAATGTCATCGCCAGTAACATTAATCCGTAATCCAGGgttaatattataagtgAAAATATAAAGGATAGGAACATAGAGAGTGCCAATTTAGCGTTGGAGCCATTTTTACG from the Babesia microti strain RI chromosome I, complete genome genome contains:
- a CDS encoding NOC4, UTP19, U3 small nucleolar RNA-associated protein 19 (overlaps_old_locusTagID:BBM_I03270); this translates as MVECMSDVCQSDGLYSSNPIDFSNNPLANEITAEIDRLYIAKFKSKVVYTFHKLLQSDSYAKCYDDDSDNLRFQTNKLIDKLLKEFFSASYGFQTWIILQLIRMAKQEDLILPSDPPGDIVKVLSHIILFYSIPNEVLELTIEAISNMDSKYLIAIVRNIRLYLKDKRDLWIDCNISFSNVYHQILAIMMKLPLPTLKSKRFREKSASINDMDVSDRKKVIIYRKVYQDCWVLIFQRSDRIDLSQDMIKMILKHLPEAVLPYLTNPFVIADTLLSSFYIIDDVECNVLSLISLFYIATSGNISVEESNLYEAKGFYSRLYDVTTKLLHVECMANGFHGKILQLIRECVSSGMIPGIYAIKFVKKLVQLACLAPSHLAISLLALAYSLFHRHIDSCRPLVHTQPHIAKLVQLRYNDTEKGESIDSPFSNNYSVTHVIPNDLCECLITDGLDDFKPIPCLWELDLLSRHVDKNVATLAESFVVDKLPKKLFNPFLFCDPLFSLRKALMTEINTLDMGVKIGKGGKGGKFDRGVKRVNKRRSMYIKRVGEVGKISNFS
- a CDS encoding hypothetical protein (overlaps_old_locusTagID:BBM_I03275) translates to MPKSNLWKPLLITLSSFLYGLFLITLGLIELFNRKISPLFTVTTLWFGFLSILAAAGAQIGLFSKDYLTITSSVVLITLENLFIFITSIISLFDVIYNYRFYMRHRAHYVFVALEKYRWFGILVFAIISFLSLSCILYMWTFYETMEDEDVATLLGHPFNMTSDFWHYPTARSAVSKLFTPRKPMRQSSCNFPTTHSVDRVDNISSPLEAV